The nucleotide sequence CTGCTTCAACCGCAACTAGGGTGAAGCGCGCAACGCGCCAGTCACACCGGCTCGCCGGAACTCCATACAGATCGGCGAGCCGGCATGTTCGCCTCGCGATCAGCTCGCATCGGCTTTCATGCGCGCCAGTCCCTTGCTTATGCGGTCGCCCCGCAGGAGCTTGGCGGCCTCGTCGGTCGGGCGCTGTGGATTGTTGCGGAACACGTACCATGTGCCACCCAGCGAGCGCTTCTGGTAGATGACGCCGTTCTTCTCGCGATGGAGGAAGCAGGTCGTGTCACCGCCGCCGCTCATCTTGTTGACCCAATAGGCCTGCAGGCAGAGCTTGCCGTTGTCGGTGGCATACCAGCGCCCCTCGGCATAGGACCATGCCCGGCCCTTCTGCGACCAGGCCGTGAAACGATGCCTGTCGGCGGAGAAATAGCCGCCGCCATCCTTCCATTTCCATGTTCTGCCGGAATAAAGCGCCTCAAGCGCCGTGGCTGACAGGGGCGATGCCGCCGCAGCCTCGATGGCGACCGGATCGTCGGCCTTCGGCTTCGGCGCTGCTTCCGCAGCACTTGCCACAAGAAGCACGGCCAAAGGGAGTGCAGCCCGGAAAACGGACTGTGTCGTGCTGACGGTTCTAAAACGGATCGAAAACATTGTCGTAATCCTGTTCAGACGTTGGAGCATTTCCAGCAAAGGTGCGAAGCGGTTTCTCATCCGGACCGCACTCGCTTCGCCGGATCAGTCAAGCGGATGGTTTGCAACCCGCCAGTCGGGCCGTCCCACACCACGTGGCCACGGATAGACTTCGCGGTCATTGAAGTAGACCGCCGCGGTCAGCGCGGGAAATTCGGCCTGCGGCTTGTTGGTTTCCTGCGCCCAGGCGCGGACATAGGCGTCGCTTCCTTCATAGCCGAGTTCGGCAATGACAATCGGCTTCTTGAAACCCACCACCCGGTCATAGCCCGGTTTGGCGCGTTCCACGAAGGTGGATGGCCGTCCCAGTTCCAGCATGTCGTAGGGCTCGTAACCGAATACCGAAAGGCCGATCACGTCGACATAACCATCGCCCGGATAATAGGCGTCCAGCCCCTCCTCCCCCTTTGGCGACCACATATATTTGGCGTGCGGCAGGGATTTGCGGCAGACATTGACGACATGCTGATAGGCGCGGATATAGCCCTGCGCAGGCCAGTAGGACCAGGTGAACTGGCCTGTCTTGTCGTCCATTTCCTGCGCCCAGCGAATGGTGACCGGGCTCTTCAGCTTCGAGGCAGCGGAGCAGACCGCGGCCATGTTTGAATCGTAACGGCCACCCACAATGCCGCTCAGCAGATCGTC is from Brucella intermedia LMG 3301 and encodes:
- a CDS encoding DUF995 domain-containing protein; translation: MFSIRFRTVSTTQSVFRAALPLAVLLVASAAEAAPKPKADDPVAIEAAAASPLSATALEALYSGRTWKWKDGGGYFSADRHRFTAWSQKGRAWSYAEGRWYATDNGKLCLQAYWVNKMSGGGDTTCFLHREKNGVIYQKRSLGGTWYVFRNNPQRPTDEAAKLLRGDRISKGLARMKADAS